A region of the Vigna unguiculata cultivar IT97K-499-35 chromosome 9, ASM411807v1, whole genome shotgun sequence genome:
gtttgatttgattttataccttaattaattttaatgttttttatataatgtagtgtaatagacaaaccggtTCATATAAGTgtggttactatataatgcaatggatgacaactaTTGTGCatgctcgtattacaactaattgggaaacggtaatatatatttgaattaaaacaattactttGCAATATACTAAAGTTTGGTATACTAAAGTTGTCTTTCTATAAACTAACTTAAGTTAAtgttaatgtcttattttgcagaCATTCAAGCGTCCTCTGCCAATTCCCGCGAAGTCCATAAactttggtaggatagcatgtgcaaagttcataattcaaatgtaaaatagtattgattaggacgtatgtatttggattgtgaaTACTCCAactatcttttaaatgtttttggattgtggatgtttgagaatATATTTTGTTCTAGTTTGTGCTGTTATGTGAAAAATATGCAAATTTAAACGTGGGAAtcacaataaaacaaaaaatttatttaaaataaaaaaacagaatAGGCCTCACTTCTTACCAAGATCGAAGCAAAAAGTGAGTATTGAACACCTATGGCTTCGATTCATACCATAACTGAGGCCAAAGGCCCTgcgaaattttttatttaaaaaaatatatattgaacacctatggcttcggttctcccagacccgaggcagaaaagagTCTTTATGGCTCTGGTCCTTCTACAACCGAGGCAAAAAAGGcctctatggcctcgggtgataaccgaggccaaaagggggtgccttttggcctcgccccaatatgtcTCGGTTCTAAAATTGAGGCAGAATCACGAAagtaaccggggccaaaagccctcaCTACACTGGTGTCGGTTCTTTTATAACCGAGGAAATAGATAACTTATGTGTCGGTCCTCCTGCCAATCGAGGCATATGAGCTTAATTTTAAGAAGCTAATATGCCTCGGTATCGAATTAACCGAGGCAGTATCGCTTCGTAGGGTTAAAAAAACCCAAATCTTTTCACTGCAGAAGCTTGGTGGTACTACTTCCTCTATCTCAACGGCAGCTTTTGGAGCTTTTTCTTCTGCCTTATCACTGTTCGAAGGATCATCCTCAACAGCAACGACGTTGTTTGGAGCATTGGAAGTTTCTTCAGCTTCCTCAACCTCTACAAGCAGCTCTCCTTTGTTCTCGTGTATGTTTGCCACTAGAACCTCTTCGATCTCGACCTCAACGACGGTCCCAGCGTTTGCAAAGCCTTCTGCTTCAGATTCGCTTCTCAACCCTCTTTTGGGTTCCCCAATGCTGCTTCAGCTTCTTCGGCAGCTTCTGGCGCATCGCCTTCAAAACCAACGAGTTCTTTTTCATTTACCACATCCTTTGCGCCACTATTCCCGACAGTGATGACCACCAGTACTTCTACTGTGGCTACTGGCAGCATGACCCTTTCATCTTCTATGTCAGCCTTGGGTGCTACTACTGCATCTTCTACAACCGCAAGTACTTTGGCAGTTCCTATTACTTCTATTGGTGCAGCACCTTCTACTAGTACAGGATCATCTTTTACAAGTTTTGGTGTAGGGATCACCATTAGGCCTCAGTCGGTGGAAACCGAGGCAGTAACGATTCAAATATGCCTCGGGttgacaaccgaggcataaagtaGTGTCTTTTTACCTCGGCAGTATATGCCTCGGATGCGCACTCGAAgccaaaagttaaaaataatcgCTGTTGTTTTTCTTCCCTGCACTGGTGCCACTCAATATAAGATTTAGACTCACACAtgtattacaatataaaaactGAATATTAAATACCtctctcttttcattttcttcaatcaTAAGTAGGCTTCAACGAATTTTAACATATACTAAAGCTAGGATTGTATTATTTTCTTGTTGCAAGGTATttgaattttaacatataataaagCTAGGATTGTATTATTTTCTTGTTGCAAGGTATTTGTTCTTCTATTTATATGCTTGACTTGGTCCCTCTGGGCATTTTGTCTACTGTGGTTGAATTCAATATTTTCAGTGACTGTGAAAACAGATTCTATACAAGTCTTATTTCTTTCaatgaaattcaaaaatttttGATAACTTTCTCTATAATGTTAGTTAGTTTGAACCCTTTTATCCTTCTTTCTCACCATCTCTTCTTTTTCCTTATTGGTTATGCGACAATGACATCCACCATCGTCTCTGGTGATACTTTCAGCCACAACTACACAGTTCCTAATGAAAACCCATCCCTCATTTTTATTAACCCTGTCCTTGATGGCCCCAATTACCAAATGTAGATGGTCCTGCTTAAAATTAATAAGACTTTCAGATAGTAGAAAAGATATCCATCCACCATCATTATTCTTAGCAAATACATCATTTTACAGGAAATTGTTCTGACTGTTTGAGTAGTTTAAATCTAATAAGATATATGGAGGAAAAGCGAGTTCAAGGTTCTCATTAGTCTTTTTCTGGTactgaattaaaataaaaaacaaagcaaAGCAAACttaatgaatatagaaaaagtCTCCATCACCTTCAACAAAGATTTTTCGAATTTTTATGGCATAAGGAATTTCAAGGATGAGTTAACTTTATCAACTAAACTGATTTCCAGAAAATCATGCTAAGACATACAGCAGACCAAAGTCTTTCAGCTCATCACATTGTTTGAATCTCGTTGCTTGAAATAttggtaaaaaatattaattccgTGAGTTGTCATAATAGGTTCTATAAGTACATAACACCCTTACCTTTAACAttctttttcatgaaaaaacaaCAAATGACAGATAACGAAAGGAAGAATTGAAAATCGAGAAACTCGTAGAATCATGGGGACAGATGAAATGTAACAAGGAGGTAACTAAGAagcatttattattaattataaatataaaggctgaacaaacacaagcaaatgGTGTCTAAGTAGAAAATACTGGAAATTGTGGCAGCTATATCCCATTTCCAAATGGATAACAGAGAAAGAGTACATGCATGTGATTTATTTGGTAGTGAGATGCATGCACTGATGTTTGAATTTTGTCTCAGCAAATCTTGGTACAGAAGCATCGGCGGCGGAAGCCTCTGCAGTTGCCACCGGAGAAGCCTTCGTTCCTGCATACCAGAGCACAGTTATGGTCTCCGGTACATGCACCCTTGAACCCGTGGCTCTGTGACTCGCACACTCTTCCCTCCGTCTGCACCACCACCTCTGCCACCACAAACACAACATATAGAACCTAGTTAAACAAGTGACATTATTATGTAATGAAAAAAGACAGAGAAGAGATTAATCTTACGGGAAGCAAAGACCAGAAGAAGGAGCAAGAAGAAAAAGCCACATGATTTCCTCATCTCTATGTTCACCAAGTTAACCTACTCTCTCTGGGGCAGTGTGTGTATGCAATAATTGTAATGGGTGAAGAAAGTGTCGTTATATAGTGAAGTGAAGAAGTTGGTGGGAAGAGCGCGTGCATGACGTGTGAGATAATGGTGTGGAAAGATTCAAAACCAGGCAGAATCAGTGGCTCAATGTTTGAGATTTGAAAAGAGAAGAGGCATGTTCACGTGAAAATTTCAGAGAGAAGTGTACCTATGTGCATGCCATTGTCTGAAATGTAAGAGCTTGTTTTGTCATTTTATCTGTGTTAATGAAAATGGGGTGGTGAAGGAGTAATGGCTATTTACTGAGGTGGGGGATTCACGATGTACAGTTTCACGTGACCTGCAACTCTGGGAGAAGAAACAgacaaaaactaacaaaaaccaGATGCTGATGCCTtgctaaatattatttatgttatctTAAACACCAATGGTaacaataatgtaaaaatatatatatttgtcaaacaaataaaaaagaaaatgatgtaTGGTTAACATCGTTTTCCAACGTTGGATTCCTCTGATTCTTGCTGGTGTAGTTGTCCTGAAGCTAGAACTTGTGTATTATCAGAATGGCAGTGTAGGTTTCATTATTGTTATagacaatttagaaaaaatggGCCAACTTACCAGTGTGTGTTTTTTTCAGTAACTCTCAATCTTCACTTCATTGATTAGATTGGAAATCGAGTTCTAAAATTTCtgatctttttattataattaaatattatgaaacaTTTATTGAGAAATTTATATGAACTgctaaactaaattaattaatataaattaaataactaatagatattttattgttaataaatttatgaattaaaaaagttaaccattattgaaaattaaattaggaaaatgatttttttcttaaatatgaatgaaaaataaattttaaaaaatgtgataAATTTGATTAGTAATAAAGGCATTTAATAcccttttaaaaaatgtaaacgTTTATAATTAATCGAAAatgtttttaatgaaaatgaagtgatatgaagattatgaatatttagtttaaatttatgagTGTAAGGCCCACTTAATTATGCATCAATGTTTAAGGGTCTGTcctaatcagttgggcctaaggttGGTCCATAGGGTACCCAAAATCCCTAAACCAATCTGTTtctgtagagaacaaataagataggttaggcacaagcgtcaccttaccacgtagtccgttatctcctcagttggcctcttcccggtcgatacatgtcaacttgaacccaggaggggttacctgtagaagagtctccgaagctcaagtaagtcaaagctctcagagagtcaaatcagtgattaatgaatgcgtacctttaaatgatggggtccacgcgtatttatagagcattaatgacgtttgactatttcatgggttgggccttgacttgggctctaggtggggcttgcgagtgggccagggcccaaacccaggcccttaagatttattgaatgcgggggcttCTATCATACTGAGTGTATTGAAGTGGTCGGTTTAGGCTGTAATCTTACCAGATATGctcgagtagtcggtctagaccggCTACTTGCTTTGATGGCTTAGGTTAgtgatatgaggtgcaggttgtccCTTTAGACgtttagtttaggttaaaatcgatacaagttaggctaactcggcctaggctggatacttggcgGCCTCGATATGCacattatttacttatttggtcgagtttgacTAGGTACGGTACACAATCTAACCCTCTCATTTTCTACTCACTTTGCAAAATCAGTCCCTTGTTCACTTTTTTTTCCCTCaacagagctctgctagggtttggaccTCATTCATCTGCAAGCGAGCTCGACTCCATTTCCTTCTCATGTAAGTTGGTTCTTCATCCATACCTTCTTTATTTCTAGCTCTATTGTTGTGATTCTAACTAGGGTTCACCTTGGTAACCCCGTTTTGAATCTGTCCCATTATTTCCAACTCTCGAATATGCTTTTGGAGTTGTTGTGTTCGTTGGCTTAGGTGTCGGAGTTTTTTGGCTAACATTCTTCCACATAAGGGAAGCTATGGTTTCACGTTTTAATGTATATTGCTTGTTTTTCAACTTTGTTTCGTGCTTTTGGTAATTGTATGGTGTTTAAAATGATATGAATATGTATTGTACATTGCTCTAGATGAATCTTTGTGTTGGCCTGCATGAACAGTGGAGGAAatctgatattctcgcccaagcaagtGGGTCTCGGCTCAGCGAGAGTATCAGAAACCCTCCTAGGTGCTTGCGCAagctgtcgctcaggcgacgagctccagttttgagcgagaagccatctcgctcaggcaaagtctcgtctaagcgagaaaATGCGAAAGCACCACTGTTCCActtttcgagctctcgcctaggcgataggagctcgcctgagcgagaactggGCGAGAACGTGCTCAGGTGTTGTTTTCTCCTCTGTTCTTGGTTGATGGTCGCATGCTTGATTAGATTATTATGTTGAAGCTTTGAATTGAGTGATTATGCATGTATTTAAATAGTTCATGAGCTggaattgatgagtttggtatgataTTTCTTATGGAACATgattggatggttggttatatatattgacatgagattggtatgtatgataattttatgttggttggtgagacatgattttggtatggtttaggacgtaattccatgaatctctaggtgagatctcatggtggtgcctcatggtcaggacgtaattccatgaaccctttttggtgggagctcatggtggtgcctcatggttatgacgtaattccacaaaggtttcatggtggtgcctcattatataatttagtaaggattcaagtaaggattgcatcctgaaactctaaagagtcaatgagtctcacatagagcgtactgactcaagtggtgagagtagcaggaggccctagtctttggcaggataatggccttagatgtttgaaggctaaccttgtgcgtgatAGGATGAAGCCctttggcaatggctctgcagagcagtagaggccaccacaagtgcaagcatcgaGTGAATTCGACTGATTGTATGTATCTAGATAATTGAGTATTAGAATCTTGCTTGTTGGTcatcacatgcttggttgttttATGTATCTTtgtcttttaaattgtatgcaATTGTATGGTAAAACTTTTTTCACTCTAGcctaccctttctgtttgtttgtgtgtCTTGTGTGCAGTCTTctccttttgtgatgatcatcaatttattgatgtgagcagatgtggcaACTCCTCATGGTCCTCAGGGTGATGGAAACTCTACTACGTAGCTTGTCTTGGGTTGGATCCCCTTGCTCCAAGTTCCTTTTTTTAGGAACTATGGCCTATGTACTACCTTGCTCCTTGAGCATGTATTCTGAATACTGTTAAACTCTTATCTCGTTTTGTtaatggcatcgtggtgtgccttagttttcTTCTAAGTATTATGGACAACTGTAGGGAGTGACATTTCTACTCCATGACAATGCCCTTTTATATTATTCtgtgtgatgtttcatttaattacgtttatttattaaatgggacgttacaatgagtattattaaaaatgatgtaaaatataattaagaagaaaaataattattaattgttttaaattatgtataagataaaattaatataagtatttaaaatgttaaaattttatttttaaatatgagaattaaaatgatttaaattattacGTGATGAATTACAAACTTGTTTATAATTTAGATATGCTTACATTTTCTAATATTAATATCATTCATTTAAATATGTAGTGATTTAAATATCTTATGGTGtgagagatggcaaataaacctgcCTCCGTAGGTATTGTCCGAACACATCTATGTTTTGATGGGGAATCCATGCATtaactgggtatgggtatggggaatctctgactttttcaattaggtatggggatgtacatatcctcgccataatactcgtccctatttaaattattaaaatattcacaattaattaagtaactctctctttctctctctcactatatatatatatatatatatatatatatatatatactttctattttttatttcttctaattatttgctTTGTCATGAAACGCATTCacatttctattatatttttcatcttatcataacctttatgtaattatgttaaaattatgtatgtcaattaaaataattatgtctcacatttgaatatttcaattattttttaatattttatttattatatatttttctttcatatgagaatatttaatactCCCAATTAGTGACGaaacttgaacaaaaattttaggagggccaaattatatttattatatataaattattttttctaattaaaaaaggtttt
Encoded here:
- the LOC114162778 gene encoding defensin-like protein 1; the protein is MRKSCGFFFLLLLLVFASQVVVQTEGRVCESQSHGFKGACTGDHNCALVCRNEGFSGGNCRGFRRRCFCTKIC